Proteins co-encoded in one candidate division KSB1 bacterium genomic window:
- the ftsY gene encoding signal recognition particle-docking protein FtsY: MFDLLAKFTQGLAKTRQGFVEGLARITGGRVIDESQMEELEELLLLSDIGVDTAERVIASLRRRLREQDAAGDLVEQLKGVLQEQLQVSSLTPPTKKPWVVSVVGVNGSGKTTTIGKLAHYYRAQGKKVLLAAADTFRAAAIDQLQIWAERAGAELIRTQPGADPAAVAFDALKAAVARDCDVLLIDTAGRLHTKSNLMAELAKIHRVLKRQDAEAPHEVLLVLDAATGRNGLTQAKQFLEAAGVTGLVLTKLDGTAKGGIVFSISQELGLPVKFIGVGEQIDDLAPFDPKTFVDALFQ, translated from the coding sequence ATGTTTGACCTGCTGGCCAAATTTACCCAGGGCCTTGCCAAGACGCGGCAAGGATTTGTCGAAGGATTGGCGCGCATCACCGGCGGTCGTGTAATCGACGAGTCGCAAATGGAAGAGCTCGAGGAATTGCTCTTGTTAAGCGATATCGGTGTGGACACCGCCGAGAGGGTCATTGCTTCGCTTCGTCGCAGATTAAGAGAACAGGACGCAGCAGGCGATCTCGTCGAGCAGTTAAAGGGAGTGCTGCAGGAGCAGCTGCAGGTCTCGTCTTTGACGCCGCCGACCAAAAAACCATGGGTGGTCAGCGTCGTCGGCGTCAACGGCTCCGGCAAGACGACAACCATCGGCAAGCTTGCGCACTACTACCGTGCGCAAGGCAAAAAAGTGCTTCTGGCCGCCGCCGATACGTTTCGCGCCGCTGCGATCGATCAACTGCAGATTTGGGCGGAAAGGGCAGGCGCCGAGCTGATCCGCACCCAACCCGGTGCCGATCCGGCCGCCGTCGCTTTTGACGCCCTCAAAGCCGCCGTCGCGCGCGACTGTGACGTGCTGCTCATTGACACCGCCGGACGTCTTCATACCAAATCCAACTTGATGGCCGAGCTGGCCAAGATTCATCGCGTGCTGAAACGGCAGGATGCCGAGGCGCCGCACGAGGTGCTGTTGGTGCTCGACGCCGCCACCGGCCGCAACGGCCTGACCCAGGCAAAGCAATTCCTCGAGGCGGCGGGTGTAACCGGCCTGGTCCTGACTAAATTAGACGGAACGGCCAAAGGCGGCATTGTCTTTTCCATCTCGCAGGAACTCGGCCTGCCCGTCAAATTTATCGGCGTCGGCGAGCAGATCGACGACCTCGCTCCTTTTGATCCCAAAACCTTTGTCGATGCATTATTTCAGTGA
- the pgsA gene encoding CDP-diacylglycerol--glycerol-3-phosphate 3-phosphatidyltransferase, translating to MKRIGIIQVIKEDTNKFALPNLFTVLRLVFLPFILFFLWQGTRQGDMLALIFMLAACCTDFLDGYLARRLNKKSDLGRMLDPLIDKISVDAAMLVLTAQKGLPFWYVTVVICRDLFLLLGGTVVISKKRLVIESNMLGKTTATVFALVIITYTLNLPYIKQALMYISLVLVPMTVIGYVHKYYDELRRLSKHKRAAVEPVKHV from the coding sequence GATCGGCATCATCCAAGTCATCAAAGAAGACACAAACAAATTCGCTTTGCCCAACCTGTTTACCGTGCTGCGGCTGGTCTTTTTACCGTTCATCCTCTTTTTCCTCTGGCAAGGCACACGGCAAGGGGACATGCTGGCGCTCATTTTTATGCTTGCCGCCTGCTGCACCGATTTTCTCGACGGTTACCTGGCCCGCCGGTTGAACAAAAAGAGCGATCTCGGCCGTATGCTCGATCCCTTGATCGACAAGATCAGCGTGGACGCCGCCATGCTGGTGCTGACGGCGCAAAAAGGTCTGCCGTTTTGGTATGTCACCGTGGTCATTTGCCGAGACCTGTTCCTTCTTCTCGGCGGAACCGTAGTCATTTCCAAAAAACGGCTTGTTATCGAATCCAACATGCTCGGCAAAACTACCGCCACTGTTTTTGCCTTGGTGATCATTACCTACACCCTCAATCTGCCCTACATCAAGCAGGCGCTGATGTACATTTCTCTGGTGTTGGTGCCGATGACCGTCATCGGCTACGTTCACAAGTATTATGACGAGCTGAGGCGTCTTTCCAAACATAAAAGAGCGGCTGTCGAACCGGTAAAGCATGTTTGA